A genomic window from Gossypium hirsutum isolate 1008001.06 chromosome D12, Gossypium_hirsutum_v2.1, whole genome shotgun sequence includes:
- the LOC107947368 gene encoding replication protein A 70 kDa DNA-binding subunit E: MEVNLTGGAVARIINREVSTERDLKPLLQVIELKEVQTTSKNPQQQQQQQQQQEPKKSERYRLLLSDGSLTQQGMLATSKNELVKSSKLQIGSVIQLTQYICNVIQDRMIVIIIELDVIVEKCDIIGKPVAAPRSSRLTQAPTDQPGTVMAQSNSLGGSSVGGSMADRLNSAGTTLQQPRMNQWHGNSRSNESDQINYPAANAPPSYPKADPSAGFPGSSPLDRPYGVQSTGFNNPRPATSRPLSTSNYQSVPTYQQPSPMYTNRGPVAKNEAPPRIIPISALNPYQGRWTIKARVTAKGELRRYNNARGEGKVFSFDLLDSDGGEIRVTCFNAVVDQFYNQIETGKIYLISRGSLKPAQKAFNHLNNEHEILLDSTSTIQPCYEDDNRIPRQQFHFRTISDIEGMENNSIVDIIGVVSFISPAASIMRKNGVETQKRTLHLKDMSSRSVELTLWGSLCNAEGQKLQSLCDSGEFPVLAVKAGRVNDFNGKAVGSISSTQLFIDPDFPEAHSLKNWFVTDGRNTPTVSISRETSSVSRTDNRKTLSQVKDEKLGTSEKPDWITVAARIAYIKLDNFCYTACPIMNGDRQCNKKVTNNGDGKWWCDKCDRSVDECDYRYIIQLQIQDHTGIIWVTAFQESGQDIMGVPAKDLYYLRYENQDDEKFMEITRRVMFNKYIFKLKVKEETFSDEQRVKSTVVKVEKVNFSSEARYLLDLIDKIKANDSGLFAPKAEFTTPNTGLDYTGVGIDGRRDLAPPTASRENGLPVNQGGQYGNHYGGSGLRESASNMDIFCNSCGVTGHSSTNCPTIMNGPVQAIGRGYSDRVFTGASVGGVSGECFKCHQTGHWARDCPNSGRLPPLKH; this comes from the exons ATGGAGGTAAATCTGACGGGAGGGGCAGTGGCTCGTATTATAAACAGAGAGGTGTCGACGGAGAGGGATTTGAAACCTTTGCTTCAAGTCATAGAGTTGAAAGAGGTTCAAACGACGTCTAAGAATccgcagcagcagcagcagcagcagcagcagcaagaACCGAAAAAGAGCGAGAGGTATAGGCTATTGCTATCGGATGGGTCGTTGACGCAGCAAGGAATGCTCGCTACCAGTAAGAATGAACTTGTGAAATCCTCGAAGCTGCAAATTGGCTCCGTTATTCAATTGACTCAGTACATTTGCAACGTAATCCAAGATCGCAT GATTGTTATTATCATTGAGTTGGATGTGATAGTTGAAAAATGTGATATTATTGGGAAGCCTGTAGCAGCACCAAGATCTTCTAGGCTAACTCAAGCCCCTACTGATCAACCTGGGACGGTGATGGCACAGAGCAATTCATTAGGGGGAAGCTCAGTTGGGGGCAGCATGGCTGATAGGTTGAACTCAGCTGGGACCACTCTGCAACAGCCTAGAATGAATCAATGGCATGGTAATTCTCGTTCAAATGAATCTGATCAGATAAACTATCCTGCTGCAAATGCACCACCCTCTTATCCCAAAGCGGATCCTTCTGCCGGTTTTCCTGGATCTTCACCTCTAGATAGACCATATGGTGTTCAGAGTACGGGTTTCAATAATCCGAGGCCAGCAACTTCACGTCCTCTAAGCACCTCTAACTACCAATCCGTACCTACATATCAACAGCCATCCCCAATGTACACTAACCGAGGGCCTGTTGCCAAGAATGAGGCACCACCCAGGATAATCCCAATTTCTGCTCTGAATCCATATCAGGGCCGGTGGACAATAAAAGCCAGAGTAACAGCAAAGGGAGAACTTAGGCGCTACAACAATGCACGTGGtgaaggaaaagttttctctttTGACCTCCTTGATTCTGATGGTGGAGAAATACGGGTGACCTGCTTTAATGCTGTGGTTGACCAATTCTATAACCAGATTGAAACTGGTAAGATATATCTGATTTCTAGGGGAAGTCTAAAACCCGCTCAGAAGGCATTTAATCACCTTAATAATGAGCATGAAATACTTCTTGATAGCACATCAACAATACAGCCATGTTATGAGGATGACAACAGAATTCCAAGACAGCAATTTCATTTCCGTACCATAAGTGATATTGAAGGTATGGAGAACAATAGTATTGTGGATATAATTGGTGTGGTATCATTTATCAGCCCTGCTGCTTCAATAATGAGAAAAAATGGTGTTGAAACTCAGAAGAGAACCCTTCATTTGAAGGACATGTCTAGCCGAAGCGTTGAGTTAACTTTATGGGGATCTTTATGCAATGCTGAAGGACAAAAGCTCCAATCTTTGTGTGATTCTGGGGAGTTTCCAGTTCTGGCTGTGAAAGCTGGTAGGGTGAATGATTTTAATGGGAAGGCAGTGGGCTCTATCTCTTCAACCCAGTTATTTATAGATCCTGATTTTCCTGAGGCTCATAGTTTAAAGAATTGGTTTGTCACTGATGGGAGGAACACTCCTACTGTCTCTATCTCCAGGGAAACGTCAAGTGTGAGTAGAACAGATAATAGAAAAACTTTATCACAAGTCAAAGATGAGAAGCTCGGAACTTCTGAGAAACCAGATTGGATTACAGTGGCAGCAAGGATTGCATACATCAAGTTGGACAATTTCTGCTATACAGCTTGTCCCATCATGAATGGGGATCGTCAATGCAACAAAAAGGTTACAAATAATGGAGATGGGAAGTGGTGGTGTGATAAATGTGATAGGTCAGTAGATGAATGTGACTACAGGTATATAATTCAGTTGCAGATACAGGATCATACAGGTATAATATGGGTGACTGCTTTTCAGGAATCTGGTCAGGATATCATGGGGGTGCCTGCAAAAGATTTGTACTATCTGAGGTATGAAAACCAAGAtgatgaaaaatttatggaaatcACTCGTCGAGTTATGTTTAATAAATACATATTCAAGTTAAAGGTAAAGGAGGAAACTTTTAGTGATGAACAGCGTGTGAAATCAACAGTGGTGAAAGTAGAAAAAGTAAATTTTTCGTCGGAAGCGAGGTACCTTTTGGATTTGATTGATAAGATTAAAGCAAATGATTCAGGTCTTTTTGCACCAAAGGCAGAGTTTACCACTCCCAATACTGGACTGGATTACACCGGAGTTGGGATTGATGGAAGGAGGGATCTTGCACCACCAACTGCTAGTAGAGAAAATGGATTACCAGTAAACCAAGGGGGTCAATATGGAAACCATTATGGTGGTTCTGGGCTTAGAGAATCTGCTTCGAACATGGATATATTCTGTAATAGTTGTGGGGTTACAGGTCATAGCTCTACAAATTGTCCTACCATCATGAATGGTCCAGTACAGGCCATTGGTAGGGGCTATTCTGATAGAGTATTTACTGGGGCAAGTGTTGGTGGTGTCTCAGGTGAGTGCTTTAAATGTCATCAAACTGGACATTGGGCCAGAGACTGCCCAAACTCTGGACGTTTACCTCCATTGAAGCACTGA